Genomic DNA from Dermacentor variabilis isolate Ectoservices chromosome 6, ASM5094787v1, whole genome shotgun sequence:
TATACTCAATACTGAAATTCAGCAAAACATTCTTTTCTGGCGTattgcctgtaggcaacatttACCAATAAAATGTTAATGGTACTGAGGGTCCTGTAGGGATGAAGAATAATCTGCACATCTTAAGTTGCTTCGTGTCATGGGATATCATGCTAAGGCACAAGCTTGTTTATTCATTGTCCCCTGGGGACATGAGACGCACTCCAGGAAGACCTACAACGTACGGCATTTGTGCAATAGAGAGAACATCGGTCTGCATAGTCATCATATACACAGGCAGTGAACATTATGCTGGTGGCGAGGTTGATTACATGGCCATAGACACAAGAGATGCCGGGCATTGGTTGTCCCATAAAGGCTCAATCCAACTGAAAAGTTTAACGTAAGAAACTATAGACCAATTGGTGGCCTAAATGTCTCCGCTCACCTGCCAGATGCACCAATTAAAGCTCACAAATTCTACCAGCCAGCTAAACATGCATTATCACCCTGCACTTGCCAGGAGTGTATCCACTAAAAAAATCCACGGCTTTGCCTCGGCTCAGTATAATTCTCCCATCAAATGCCAAAAACTGATGAAATTGCAAAGGGACCTACTAAACAAGTTTGCCTGGCACAGCCCACAGGAACTAAAATGTTTGCAAGCGTTTTGGCTTTTGCAAGAGTATTTACAAGCCAACTAGCAGTCTAAACACCAGTACTTGTATGCTGTGTGCACAATCCAATTATGCTTCTGGCCTCTATGGCAGGAAGGGCCAAAACTGCTGCAATACACTGCACCAAGCGCAAAGGAATTCTGGGCAGCTGCATAGTCTTGAAGCTCAAGTCCTAGCATGCAAAACTCGTGCTTCTTATAAAGCAGCTGGAGGTTTTTTAATAGCAATTTAACGTATGCAAGAATTTCAGTGGGCTGACAGCATGCTACCTAAAGTTCAGGTGCTTGGGCCCTCCATTCAGGTACTACACACCCCAAATGAACTTTAAGAATGCGCATTGAAAATTAGGCTAACACTGCTCACCAGAAATTATGCAGAACCAGGAACAGTATGGAAACCTAGGCGCAAGGCTTCTGGGGTACGTTGATGCCCAAGGCTTAGAGGCTGGGATTTGTGTCATCCACTAATTATCGGGTGAATGTGCTTAATAAGGCGGTTAAGAAAACTGGACAATTGCCACCTGTGCAAACGTTGCTTCAGTAATATAAACTAATAATTTACAACTAGCCAAAATGAAATCTCGGAGTTGGCTTTTAATGGAATAACTTAAATTGCTACAGCATTCTCAGCAATGCTCACAACAGTCGCCTCGCACGGCCCACTCTGTCTTTATTCTTGAACAAGTGTTATCACACAGCGTAGCCATAGCTTTTGATGACCTTGGCCATCGGTTCCACCTGCTTGGCAGAGAGCTCCTTGGCCTGTGCGAGCAGTTTCTGCAAGGAAAGATGCAAAACATTAGATTACCTTGCTCACAACGATCAAGCCAGAGGTTTCTGCTGCTCAGGATTCTCAGTAAAAGTTTTGGTATCACAGATCATCAAACAATGTAGGTATAAGGCATCATGGAATCCAACAGTTTTAAAGCAGCCTCTGCAAAAACAGACCACCTCCCATCACTTGGGATATCTGAACAGTTTACAGGATAAGGAAGTTTGTAAAGTCCTTCATTTACTGTATAAGTTAACAAAACTATTTAGCTGACAGCAAACAGTACTGTTACAAAGCACATGAAAAGTAATCTAGGCACAGAGAAAACACACTGTCAGTGTAGTTATAATAAAATCAGACCTGACAAGCGAATACCTTTGTTTAATACCTTTTTCAGTAACGGTGCACAAATCTGTGTACACACTGGTATAGCCAATTTTGCCCGATGGTGGGAAGGTAGCAACTACACACATTAAGCTTTGGGTAAATTGAACCCTTTGCATACACAATGTGACACCATTTCACTTGCGTGTGAATTATTGCTACACATGGCCACTTTGCTGAAGGCACTACCAAGTCTAATGTGGTGTGCTGCATAAGCTATGCAAAAAGCATCATCTAACACCTTTTTAAGCAAAGCTGTCACAGCAATAACAAAGGCTTGGGTGGTGGTGCTGTCTTGGAGAGAATGCATAATCGCCCACAGGCACGCACAAAGCAAGATGTCCCCACACTCACCCTGTCCGTCTTCTTGGCCTTGTGATAGAGGGCAGCCTTGGCTTTCCTCTTCAGCTCAAGAGACTCGATGACGCTCTGGTACTTCCAGCCAACTTCATGGCCAAGACGTCCAAGAGTGCAGTACTGCAGGTGAAAGTGACACTACCAGTTTACCTCATGCCACGAATCTGACTGGTCTCACTAGTTACCTACGCAAAATCAGCTTTCAAGATTGATTGCACTGCCCTCTGTGGGAGGGCTCAATGTAGGtaaggaatagaagctcatcacAACTGAAAATGATTCTCATGAGAGCTGAAGCCCAAAGCAGGGGAGGAAGCACTGGGCGACTGAACCAGCTTTTCGCACGTTTATGTCAAAAGACAGCTTAGACTCCCTTTACTGATTGTCCAATGGAAAGCTACATGAACTTTTGCTGCCTTTCTGGTTTCTGCAATGATCACTGCTGATTGCTGCACATAAATAGGAAGACAAGACCTGCACACATTTGCAGCAAAAGCGGAAAAATGGGAAGCTCAGAAAGAATCCTTAAAGCACTCAATGAATGCTTTCAAGTCTTGTCTCCACACGATCACATAGCAATTTCTGTACCATTACTTGTTTATATACCAATTTGAAGTGGAACACAATTGTCTAACTTGTGTTTAAACAATTCAGTTAATTTATACAAAATATATGGAACTATGCATCTTTGGGCACTAGTGCTTTAGAAACAAATCTGGAAAAGAAACCGGTCTTTAATGGCTATAGACCCCGCACCCCCGCTTGTTAACAGGTAAACATGAAATTCCAAGGGGCGAGTCGCTTTCGACCAGACAGTATGGCATTCATCGAGCAAAGCAGAGATGTACAATACCCTGCGCCTTGGGTTGAGCCGGAGCACACGCAACGCTGATGGCACCACCATGCGCTTCATGCGGTGGTACGGAGGCGGCACACCCTCAAAGACCTTCAGACGGTCCAGTGCGAGGGAGCCACGCTTGGTCTTGTGCGGCAGCATGCCGCGCACCGTTCGCCACAAGATTTTGCTGGGCGCCCTGAAGTGGTAGGGCCCCCGCGCTGGGTTCACATTGCACCGCTTGCGCAGGAAGTCCAGGTACTTCACTGCACACGGAATGGGCGAAGGAGAGTGCAAATAAGTCACCAGTGATAGGATGAGCAGGTGGGTACAAACTACAATGAAAGCCTTCAAAACGACTGCAAGTCAACAAACATTCAGCACTATAGCAGAAGTCAAGATGCCCCCTCCAACAGACAACACTGGCTCTCAACCAAGACTCCTGCCTTGCTATTTCAGCACCTGCTTCACCCGCCCTCAAGCAAAAGTGGCTACACTACCAGACCTGTCACCTTTTATCGAGCAGCAGCTTGCTTCACGGGACTATGCTACCACATGCCTCATAGCTGCGCGCAACCTTAAATATATGGCACAGAACTGGCACCTCATGTTTGGCACCCAGCATGCAACTTGAGCTACATGGTCTGTTATCTTCAGAGACATTTTGCTGAGACTTGTTGCTCACTGAATGGCATGTCCACGAGATAAAGGTGATTGAAATGCCTGCCGAGAGCATGCACCATGTGAGCCTGCAAAATCTCAAGACATGGACAGCACCACTAACACTGCTAAACAGTGTTTTATCCAACCATGTGTGAAGTGCAACATCACtgttttgttaaaaatatttttaaaaaagtaATGGTAAGTTTTGGTAATGATTATGTTGCTGTTGATACTTTGCACTAGCAGCTTTGGCTCCTCAGGTTGAAATCAGCCATTAGGTGACGGACGAGCTAACAAAATTTTAAAGGTAATCATGCAGCTGCAAATAAATTCTTTCCTATTAAAGCCTCACCTGCCACACACATCTTGTTAGAATTTATAGAAGCTTCACTCGCACCTCATCAAGTGACCCGTGTACTTTTGAGCAGATGCTACATTTTAACGTCTTCCAAACGCCTTTTGGGCGTCTTTGAAAGATCACGTTGACTCCATTCCTAACTTAACGATACATTTCGGTTCTTGAAACGCGCAGCTAGTTTTCCACACTTAAAAGCGGCACGTTGCCTGTGTAACCGAGCACGTGCACTACACGGGAAATTTGACAAGTGCTAGAAAACAGTCTTACGCTTATTCCTGAAGAAGCTTCCAGATATGCAGATCCCTTCGCATCGAACGACGACCACCCGTTGGCCTGGGCAGAGGGCAAACAGCAAATGAATGCAAAAGAACATCCGACGCCTCGGCAAACTTCACAACCGAGAAGGGACTCAGATGGTGATGCATGGTAAAGGTATAATCACATCGATCATACGTGTGGATGTGAAATTATCATCATGTCAACGCAGTGTGAGCATATTAATTATGAAGGATGCTTACCATGAAGCAGTGTTTTCGCTACTAATGCAGAGAGACGGCCAAGTAAGTGGCCTTGGCCGTCGATGATAATGGGCTGCAAGATGAGAGAAAAACACGACTGAGTCAGCGATATAGCACTCCGAAAACTTGCCACGTTCAAATTCAGACTTCCGACTCGTATGTCGATAACATCAACGATTTATCACAGCGCATACCAAAGCAAAAGCGTACACGAATACAAGCGAAGGTTCGAACGCTCACGCAGACATACCGGCGTGAATAGGCCTAACACAACATGTGGCGACACTTGACACTAACAATCAGTACGTAACGACGAATTAAATCAAAGTTCAAGCTGCACTGACTAAAAACAATGTCGGCTTTCTTAGTGGCAAAAACGAATTAAGATATTAGCGCACGCTCGAAACGAGGGCACCAGTCAGTCTCGCCACGTGAAAGGAATCCAACAATAAATGGAGGCGTTTTAACTAAAGTCAAGCAAAATTACGcgtaattttgaaactacacattAATGAATTATTAAAACGAATGAACACTGCCACTAACAAAGATTTACGACGTCTCGGAGCGAAAAGTACGGACCACCACGAACCTTCCGTGAAAACCCAGTCATCTTGACCGGAGAAGAGACATGGAAAAGAGACTTCGACGGGGTTCTCCCAAaagccaacacggcgcaatcatggTGGCCAGACTAAATGTAATTTCACGGATTTCGCAAAGTTTGctaaaagggaaaagaaaaagcttGCTGTAGTTAAATTTAACGCACCAGACTAAACCAGACGTCCTGAATAAAATTATTACTACTGCATTTCATATAGGTGAATTTATAGCTAAATTTATTGCGTGATATTGTACATCTGACGACGATTTCGCCTTTGGAATGTAAATGAAGTGCAGAGACATTACGCTAATAGGCAAGTCAGTGGCAATAACAATTTTATAATAACCAGGCTTTATTTAGTATACTGTATAATTTATAAATGATTGGTGAAGTCAGTAAATATCAAATGAAATCCCGTAATTTCATATATTTTGTCATTTGGCACACAGAAGCGGCGCAGGCATCGAGGCGTCATACGTCCATGGGTGCACATATATTTTCTGGCGAGATACCCGATTGGCTCCCACCCAGATGCCGCCGAATTTGTGCTGTGCGCGGATATTTTATTCTATGGCCTGGTCCCTATCTAAGGCCCCTAGATAAAATAACTTTGTCCAAATAGTTTGTTGTCTAACCGACCAACCTGTCCAACCACCAACAGTGTGCAACCTCCCGTGCCTCCGTTTCGACTTGAGGAATCATGGAAGAACCGGAGGACCGCGCAATCAAAGAGATGTGGTGAGTACGACGTTTTGTTTGGTGCCTACTTCTGTACTTACAGCCTTTGAAAAGCAGCGATTTTGATGCGATGTGACCGAACTGTCTGCAATGTCATGCCAAACTTCCTTGTTTCTGAACAGCGGGATTTGACGGCTTGAATGCATGCCGGTTGACCATTAGCTTTCGAGTTCTCTTGCAGCAGAGGGCGGGGCGCGAGAACACTCGTGTACCGTACGAGCTTCCAGTTCATGATCAAGGACCAACGGGGCCGTACTATGTAAAGAATTCCTTTTTGTGATTCTTTCTCATCGTGTTTGCTCATTTGCTCCGACGCACTGCACCAGctcgtcaatatatatataatacaataATTTGCTATATTCATGGAAAAGAAGGCGTTTTTCTTGACATGCAATGCACAGAACTTGATGTTTGTTGCATTTTTAAAAACTCCCGACAGTAGCACGTATGTCATCAATTTGGAGCATCTCTTTTTCCCCCGGGAGTGTTGCTTTGGCAGCAGTATCTTACCACagcttgaatatatatatatatatatatatatatatatatatatatatatatatatatatatatatatatatatatatgccggctgATCTTTtctcaaaattaaagaaaatatggCACCACGTTTTCAGCTCTGTAACTCTGCAATGGAAAACAATATTGCACTTATGTAAACTGCATGACCTATTTGCACATCCGATGTACGAGGGTTATTGAATAAGGGCCGTTCGTacataagaaatatatatatatatataatattagaATAGTTAACTGCTGGGATAGTTGGTCATGTTGCAtactaaaaagattttgcgccaagaacaacacacacaagaaagacgatgacaccacgggcgctacttcaactgtttaatgagggtgaaagcactgGACATATCTCGACAAACTtatcttgtgtgtgttgtttttggcagaaaatcttttcagtatgatATATATTATTTATTAAAAGCTTTTATTGGTGGGTTTAGTTTAGTACAAACCTACTTCACTTTTCTACATAATTGCTTTTACCTTTAAGCACTTTTCGTACTGCTGCCCCAGTTTGCTTAGTTCCTCTGCATAGAAGTTCACTGCCTGTAAATTGAACCAGTCGACAATGGCGGTCTTGAGTTTCTTGTTGTCTTCAAACTGTTATTCCCCAAGCCACTGTTTCAATTGCAAGAAGGGGAAATAGTCACTTGGTGCAAGGTTGGGACTGTAAGGTGGCTGAGCAAAATGTTCCCAACCAAAATTTTGAATCTTCTTGGTTTGCGTGTTGGACAGCTTCCTGAGCCATTGATTTTTGATTGCATGTCTCAGTTTGGTGAGCATTTTGCAGTATACGTCAGCTGTGACTGTGTTCCCATGTTCCATGAAATCATCCAAAAGAGTGCCTTTTTTGTCCCGGAAAATGCTAGCCATCATTTTCCTTCTCAAGTAAGGAGACAGCTTGATTTTTTCCGATTTTGGTGAAGAGGAATGGTGCCACTGCATTGATTACTGTTTTGTTTCTGCAGTAGCGTAGGATATCCAAGTCTCGCCGCCTGTAGCAATGTGCGAAAACTTGTCTCCATCTTGTAGCAGTCCAAAAATACTCGTCCACTTGACATTCTTTGCTGTTTGAGTTATGTGAGTAAGCAGTTTGGTGCCCACTTTGCACACACTCTGTGATATCCTAGCTTTTCAGTTACAATCATGTAAATTATAGTGTGTCTAACAGGAAGAAACTTATCAGCCCACTAACTCTCAGTCGTCGATTTAATCGCAATTCCCGGTCCACTTGTTTAACAGTTTCATTGGTCTGAATGCTGGGCCTCCCACTCCGCTCTTCGTGCACACCTCTGCGGCCATTTTTGAACTCTCCACACAACGTTCTGTCCTTTCCCTCCTCATCACTGTAGGCCCATAAACTATAGCAGAACTCCCCATGAATTTCAAAAGCTGATGATCCTTTTGCATGCAAAAATCGAATTACAAGTCGCACTTCACAGCAGGCGAGAGCAATGATTTTTGGGGACATTGTCTACATTCCCTGACAAGCAAACGACTATACTGGGCCAAAACAATAACTTCATTACCATCACAAAGAAATAAGAGATAGAGCTACACAAATAGAGCTTTGTTCTGACGTGTAAATATTTAAACACAAGCAAACAGACCCTACTTTTTGAATAACCCTCGTATTATACAGCACTCTGTGATTTACTCTGTGAACAACTTATTTGCGATTCTTTTGCAAAGCCTCAATAAGCATTGTAACAATTACATGGAAGCTGTAAGCACATTTATCAATAACTGTCTACAGAACTAGTTTCCTTACGTTTCTCATGAAGCGTTGGATGTGTAAGCTTTGTGCCTCAGTTTATTTTAAATTTTTGGATTGTCAGCAATTCTTCTAAAGAGCATTGAGGTCTCGAATAAAAATTTTCCTTCCTGCTGAGTGTACCGGGTGCGGCAGGTATTTGAGAACAA
This window encodes:
- the RpL13A gene encoding ribosomal protein L13A gives rise to the protein MTGFSRKPIIIDGQGHLLGRLSALVAKTLLHGQRVVVVRCEGICISGSFFRNKLKYLDFLRKRCNVNPARGPYHFRAPSKILWRTVRGMLPHKTKRGSLALDRLKVFEGVPPPYHRMKRMVVPSALRVLRLNPRRRYCTLGRLGHEVGWKYQSVIESLELKRKAKAALYHKAKKTDRKLLAQAKELSAKQVEPMAKVIKSYGYAV